The proteins below are encoded in one region of Lactuca sativa cultivar Salinas chromosome 3, Lsat_Salinas_v11, whole genome shotgun sequence:
- the LOC111883512 gene encoding F-box protein AUF2 isoform X1: MKKKKIVKSRKKDADASLFSRLPDEIILQIVNKLIDLKTLCFCYLVSKRFSSIVLQVDTISFTAPLDPNIPDKNTISDVDPSRPNPPKLSSFFGESFLSANGFLNTFTGVKSLYIEFPSFGHRDIDNNCLFKWKVKLGHKALSFIFLSPSSICDKNGLYLNGNVGEEEDLELLSDLLKKKLAISFQCLQDVIAWNVMLLHLLNNLPTLEQVSITDSGRRGRLSLSGKKLSEVKEWVHSASEIVFDRVEVPDMVSKCYIPVLTLPVSGYVMKGVFCALMEMKDLHGENDGLLDSEDGFEDKEEAAYIEAMKEVLEKDTGMMQRFM; this comes from the coding sequence atgaagaagaagaaaatcgtGAAATCACGCAAAAAAGATGCAGATGCTTCTTTATTCAGTCGTTTACCAGACGAAATCATCCTCCAAATTGTAAACAAATTAATCGATTTGAAAACCCTTTGTTTTTGCTATCTCGTTTCCAAACGTTTCTCCTCGATTGTACTTCAAGTCGATACCATTTCATTCACTGCTCCTTTAGACCCTAACATTCCCGACAAGAACACCATCAGTGATGTCGACCCAAGTAGGCCGAATCCGCCTAAACTTTCTTCGTTTTTTGGTGAGTCCTTTCTATCTGCCAATGGGTTTTTGAACACGTTTACAGGGGTGAAGTCCTTATATATCGAATTTCCATCTTTCGGTCACAGAGATATTGATAATAATTGTTTGTTCAAGTGGAAGGTTAAGTTGGGGCACAAAGCTCTATCGTTTATATTTCTGTCGCCGAGTTCAATTTGTGATAAGAATGGATTGTATCTTAATGGAAATGTGGGTGAAGAAGAAGACCTCGAATTACTCAGTGATTTACTTAAGAAGAAGCTTGCCATTTCGTTTCAGTGTCTGCAGGATGTGATAGCGTGGAATGTGATGTTGTTGCACCTCCTTAATAATCTACCAACGTTGGAACAGGTATCAATTACTGATTCAGGGAGAAGAGGGAGGCTTTCTCTGAGTGGGAAAAAACTCAGTGAGGTGAAGGAATGGGTACATTCAGCTTCGGAAATTGTGTTTGATCGTGTAGAGGTTCCTGATATGGTGAGTAAGTGTTACATTCCTGTTTTGACATTGCCAGTTTCAGGGTATGTGATGAAGGGGGTATTTTGTGCTCTAATGGAGATGAAAGATCTACATGGTGAAAATGATGGACTTTTGGATAGTGAAGATGGTTTTGAAGATAAAGAAGAGGCTGCATATATTGAAGCTATGAAGGAGGTTTTGGAGAAGGATACTGGCATGATGCAGAGGTTTATGTAG
- the LOC111883512 gene encoding uncharacterized protein LOC111883512 isoform X2 yields MSTQVGRIRLNFLRFLWKVKLGHKALSFIFLSPSSICDKNGLYLNGNVGEEEDLELLSDLLKKKLAISFQCLQDVIAWNVMLLHLLNNLPTLEQVSITDSGRRGRLSLSGKKLSEVKEWVHSASEIVFDRVEVPDMVSKCYIPVLTLPVSGYVMKGVFCALMEMKDLHGENDGLLDSEDGFEDKEEAAYIEAMKEVLEKDTGMMQRFM; encoded by the exons ATGTCGACCCAAGTAGGCCGAATCCGCCTAAACTTTCTTCGTTTTTTG TGGAAGGTTAAGTTGGGGCACAAAGCTCTATCGTTTATATTTCTGTCGCCGAGTTCAATTTGTGATAAGAATGGATTGTATCTTAATGGAAATGTGGGTGAAGAAGAAGACCTCGAATTACTCAGTGATTTACTTAAGAAGAAGCTTGCCATTTCGTTTCAGTGTCTGCAGGATGTGATAGCGTGGAATGTGATGTTGTTGCACCTCCTTAATAATCTACCAACGTTGGAACAGGTATCAATTACTGATTCAGGGAGAAGAGGGAGGCTTTCTCTGAGTGGGAAAAAACTCAGTGAGGTGAAGGAATGGGTACATTCAGCTTCGGAAATTGTGTTTGATCGTGTAGAGGTTCCTGATATGGTGAGTAAGTGTTACATTCCTGTTTTGACATTGCCAGTTTCAGGGTATGTGATGAAGGGGGTATTTTGTGCTCTAATGGAGATGAAAGATCTACATGGTGAAAATGATGGACTTTTGGATAGTGAAGATGGTTTTGAAGATAAAGAAGAGGCTGCATATATTGAAGCTATGAAGGAGGTTTTGGAGAAGGATACTGGCATGATGCAGAGGTTTATGTAG
- the LOC111883524 gene encoding uncharacterized protein LOC111883524, with amino-acid sequence MREPTTSITHHHPPPTTTTQTYNLPPPSTITTTHSHHLHPPPLTITTTHCYRHLTAITTTTHPYSTPPTKQPHHLQPPTITHHTPLTTHHHHNNQQPTTINRA; translated from the exons ATGCGAGAAC CCACCACCTCCAtcacccaccaccacccaccacctaccaccaccacccaAACCTACAACTTACCACCTCcatccaccatcaccaccacccacagTCACCACCTCCATCCACCAccactcaccatcaccaccacccattgTTATCGCCACCTAACAGCCATCACAACCACCACCCACCCCTACTCAACACCACCGACCAAGCAACCCCACCACCTACAACCACCCACCATCACACACCATACACCactcaccacccaccaccatcatAACAACCAACAACCCACCACCATTAACCGCGCCTAA